Proteins from a single region of Paraglaciecola sp. T6c:
- a CDS encoding alpha/beta fold hydrolase, translated as MPISHHYADINGVSLHYVEAACHSDNPNPETIVFLHGFPEYWGTWQAQIEYFREQYRVIVPDLMGYNLSDKPSQLAAYTVPNLIALYAKFVEKVSQDNPVHLVAHDWGGAIAWPLAAFHPQLFNKLIILNAAHPSTFTREMASNPQQRQKSAYIHQLVADNGVEFVKSDDFSMLRSMLFEGMHETQFSERQKAEYIRAWKQPGAVNGMLQYYRAMPQLPPVEAAEIVINDVKQTSESEPNGFKIPNIRIEMPTLILWGEQDEAFVTDVLQGIEAYVPDCEIVRFSDATHWLHHEKPDEVNSAIKRFLTA; from the coding sequence ATGCCTATTAGTCATCATTACGCGGATATAAACGGCGTGTCATTGCATTACGTCGAAGCGGCGTGTCACAGTGATAACCCCAATCCCGAAACCATTGTTTTCCTGCATGGGTTCCCTGAATACTGGGGCACGTGGCAGGCACAAATCGAGTATTTTCGTGAGCAATATCGCGTCATTGTGCCCGACTTGATGGGCTACAACTTAAGCGATAAACCAAGTCAATTAGCTGCCTATACGGTGCCGAACCTTATTGCTTTGTACGCCAAATTTGTGGAAAAAGTAAGCCAAGATAATCCAGTGCACTTGGTCGCCCATGATTGGGGCGGTGCTATAGCATGGCCCTTGGCCGCGTTTCACCCGCAACTTTTCAATAAGTTGATTATTTTAAATGCGGCGCACCCAAGCACGTTTACTCGAGAAATGGCGAGCAACCCACAACAGAGACAAAAAAGCGCTTATATTCATCAGCTTGTCGCTGACAATGGTGTCGAGTTTGTGAAGAGTGACGATTTTTCGATGTTAAGAAGTATGTTGTTTGAGGGAATGCATGAGACTCAGTTTAGTGAGCGTCAAAAAGCAGAGTACATACGTGCGTGGAAGCAACCTGGCGCCGTTAACGGAATGCTGCAGTATTATCGCGCCATGCCTCAATTACCTCCGGTAGAAGCTGCAGAGATAGTTATTAATGACGTAAAACAGACGTCTGAAAGCGAGCCCAACGGGTTCAAGATCCCCAATATTCGAATTGAGATGCCGACATTGATTTTGTGGGGGGAGCAAGATGAAGCGTTTGTCACAGACGTTTTACAAGGAATTGAGGCCTACGTACCGGATTGTGAAATTGTGCGTTTTAGCGATGCAACTCACTGGCTACATCATGAGAAACCTGACGAGGTAAACTCTGCGATTAAGCGCTTTCTTACAGCCTAG
- a CDS encoding GGDEF domain-containing protein → MTDQLVQNYKYRRDIMVVLLMVTFLGGVIFSIINFYRGLWSLASIELSYGVFSLWLWFRIQNTKHFQRWVTIYVVPFFIIMIYGLSLPQSSESIFVWILTIPVISYLLMGRVRGFWFSTTFIICGIFAYHWRFIREDHLLSLNVAISTNVILSSLLMMAFAHVYERTREENEGRLLSLAGTDPLTGLANRMKLNEGFQQLSALATRHNTPLTVVLFDLDLFKTINDVHGHSVGDDALRHVATFLRKNTRKTDLLARFGGEEFALIMVATPIEKGFTQVDELRKKLMSTPFSTTKCDIKITLSAGLSTYGADGEDLNQLLNKADRRLYYAKENGRNQVIAHDDEAKQ, encoded by the coding sequence ATGACGGATCAGTTAGTACAGAACTATAAGTATCGCAGAGATATCATGGTCGTGTTGCTTATGGTGACCTTTCTCGGTGGGGTTATTTTCTCGATAATCAATTTTTATCGAGGTTTATGGTCTCTTGCGTCTATTGAATTATCCTACGGGGTATTTTCACTTTGGCTTTGGTTTAGGATCCAGAACACCAAGCACTTTCAGCGCTGGGTTACCATTTATGTGGTGCCGTTTTTTATCATTATGATTTATGGGCTGTCACTGCCCCAATCATCTGAATCTATTTTCGTATGGATATTAACCATACCCGTTATTTCATACCTTTTGATGGGCCGAGTCAGAGGGTTCTGGTTTTCAACGACTTTCATTATTTGTGGTATTTTTGCCTATCACTGGCGCTTTATTCGCGAAGACCACCTGTTGTCACTCAATGTCGCTATATCCACCAACGTGATATTGAGTTCTCTTTTAATGATGGCGTTCGCCCATGTCTATGAACGGACAAGAGAAGAGAACGAAGGGCGTCTATTATCGCTTGCCGGCACAGATCCACTCACCGGCCTTGCGAATCGCATGAAGCTCAATGAAGGGTTTCAACAACTTAGCGCCCTAGCCACTCGCCACAATACACCTCTAACCGTTGTGTTGTTTGATTTGGATTTATTTAAAACCATTAATGATGTCCACGGACATTCAGTAGGTGATGATGCGCTTCGCCATGTGGCGACATTTTTACGCAAGAATACCCGTAAAACCGACCTATTAGCCAGGTTCGGTGGCGAAGAATTCGCCTTAATAATGGTAGCGACCCCCATAGAAAAAGGTTTTACACAAGTTGATGAATTGCGTAAAAAGCTAATGAGTACGCCTTTCTCAACCACTAAATGTGATATCAAAATTACCCTAAGTGCTGGATTGTCTACTTACGGTGCTGACGGGGAAGATTTAAACCAACTGCTAAATAAAGCAGATAGACGTTTATATTATGCCAAAGAAAATGGCCGTAATCAGGTCATCGCTCATGATGATGAAGCCAAGCAATAA
- a CDS encoding DUF3718 domain-containing protein, producing the protein MLKIVKASIAIATTSIIFAAPAQADVAEALQNICTIVKADDKGELRKKMKRVQSDYRLKLQDYYSGISCGGNSLIRTAMLNDAVETGTLMVKKMPKSDLSSPEQDGKTVVAWATENGLTGSPIVAVLNDRI; encoded by the coding sequence ATGTTGAAAATTGTTAAAGCTTCTATCGCTATTGCTACTACTTCTATTATCTTCGCTGCGCCTGCTCAAGCTGACGTTGCAGAAGCATTGCAAAATATCTGCACTATCGTTAAAGCAGATGATAAAGGCGAACTGCGTAAAAAAATGAAACGCGTTCAGTCTGACTATCGCCTTAAATTACAAGATTACTATTCAGGCATCAGCTGCGGCGGCAACAGCTTAATACGCACTGCTATGCTAAATGATGCCGTAGAGACTGGCACACTGATGGTAAAAAAGATGCCAAAGAGCGATTTAAGTTCGCCAGAGCAAGACGGTAAAACAGTGGTGGCTTGGGCCACAGAAAACGGTTTAACAGGGTCGCCTATTGTTGCGGTATTGAACGACCGTATCTAA
- a CDS encoding phytanoyl-CoA dioxygenase family protein, protein MMKDISASIDACATHYGDNADAMRQYLLDGQAKAVALPNRGPLLFNQQGQLDKKILEAYDTYGFYIFENVLSARELADIEQDLAQLKQRFATENGATVNAKGEPALGVDCKAPNLLWAKPLGDPLGGTPIANGRHQVKLFEPTAASNAPKESPFVLLGSLQFSPACLRVYAHPELLKVAEAINGRDFAPFHECLFIKEPGLGAAVSWHQDGDTHWDNPEFDSQIHGFNFMAQAYGSTAVNGVWVVPGSHKEGRKDIKQLVKEAGSERIPDALPIICNPGDVVICNRQLVHGSFANTGFEPRITINFGFHKRSSVLDVKGAGIHSEAVVYDEKLIEQRSHALGYAIEARKAQYPDETAYQYQPLAHSKVDFSWQTNTLDKLKDYNLLDLSI, encoded by the coding sequence ATGATGAAAGATATCAGCGCGTCTATCGACGCCTGCGCGACTCACTATGGTGACAATGCTGACGCAATGCGACAATACCTACTAGACGGACAAGCCAAAGCGGTTGCACTGCCGAATCGCGGACCTTTGCTATTTAATCAACAGGGCCAGTTAGACAAGAAGATTTTAGAGGCGTACGACACATATGGGTTTTATATCTTCGAAAATGTGTTAAGTGCGCGTGAGCTTGCAGATATAGAGCAAGATTTGGCTCAGTTGAAGCAACGATTTGCTACTGAAAACGGTGCAACGGTGAATGCAAAAGGTGAGCCCGCATTAGGCGTAGATTGCAAAGCCCCTAATCTCCTTTGGGCTAAACCATTGGGGGATCCTTTAGGGGGAACTCCCATCGCAAACGGCCGTCATCAAGTGAAATTGTTCGAGCCGACCGCAGCCAGTAACGCCCCAAAAGAATCACCGTTTGTATTGCTAGGATCATTGCAGTTCTCCCCTGCTTGCTTGCGCGTGTATGCTCACCCTGAATTATTAAAAGTAGCGGAAGCGATTAATGGGCGAGACTTTGCGCCGTTTCATGAATGTTTATTTATCAAGGAGCCAGGCTTAGGGGCAGCGGTCTCTTGGCATCAAGATGGGGATACCCATTGGGACAACCCTGAGTTTGATTCACAAATTCATGGTTTTAATTTCATGGCACAAGCTTACGGCAGCACAGCGGTCAATGGTGTGTGGGTGGTCCCTGGCTCACACAAAGAAGGTAGAAAAGACATAAAGCAATTGGTCAAAGAGGCCGGCAGCGAACGCATTCCAGATGCACTACCGATTATTTGTAACCCAGGCGATGTGGTTATCTGTAATCGTCAACTGGTTCACGGTTCATTTGCTAATACTGGGTTCGAACCACGTATTACTATCAACTTTGGCTTTCATAAGCGCTCGTCTGTGCTGGATGTAAAAGGCGCGGGTATTCACAGTGAAGCCGTGGTGTATGACGAAAAACTAATTGAGCAGCGCTCCCATGCTCTGGGCTACGCCATTGAGGCGCGAAAAGCACAATACCCAGATGAAACCGCTTACCAGTATCAGCCTCTTGCCCACAGCAAAGTAGATTTCAGTTGGCAAACCAATACCTTAGATAAGCTCAAAGATTACAACCTACTTGATTTAAGTATCTAA
- a CDS encoding TetR/AcrR family transcriptional regulator — translation MKAARAQGGVATRTANKLKRKQTILDTARSIIASGGFSSFTLAELASSANVTVPTIHNLIGNKAEVLKHLVVDMVERTELVLFSDTFKDPISTVESFTDNLMSLYRDDEAFYKAAFVVGEQESLFEHGHAAGIFKKSLKLAYHVCVDAKEHGFLNGEVDTDLLADRLFANQRIARYDWMHGYIDLAEYRKQMICGMLLTFAADATDAYRPVLLAKINSVFAQG, via the coding sequence ATGAAGGCAGCTAGGGCACAGGGTGGGGTGGCAACACGCACAGCCAATAAACTGAAACGCAAGCAGACAATTCTGGATACCGCACGCAGTATTATCGCCAGTGGTGGGTTTTCTTCTTTTACGTTGGCTGAGTTGGCCAGCTCAGCCAATGTGACTGTGCCGACCATTCATAATTTGATTGGTAACAAGGCTGAAGTACTGAAACACCTTGTGGTGGATATGGTAGAGCGCACCGAACTCGTGCTGTTTTCAGATACGTTTAAAGATCCGATTTCTACGGTTGAGTCGTTTACCGATAACTTAATGTCACTTTATCGAGATGATGAAGCCTTTTATAAAGCTGCCTTTGTGGTCGGTGAGCAAGAGTCATTATTTGAACATGGGCATGCGGCAGGTATTTTCAAGAAATCCTTAAAACTGGCTTATCATGTATGCGTGGACGCCAAAGAGCACGGCTTTTTAAACGGTGAGGTGGATACTGACTTACTCGCCGATCGTTTATTCGCCAACCAACGTATCGCTCGTTACGACTGGATGCATGGCTATATTGACCTTGCAGAATACCGCAAGCAGATGATTTGCGGCATGTTGTTAACGTTTGCTGCCGACGCTACCGACGCTTATCGCCCTGTGCTGTTAGCGAAAATCAACAGCGTATTTGCCCAAGGGTAA
- a CDS encoding substrate-binding periplasmic protein, whose amino-acid sequence MKKSKQVWLFFLLMFLPLNLVAESYTSHCRNHPPELFFDDGKCLGVIPELVDDIFRELGHEITWLEAPWGRSYREAKKGTVDILIRHSMNPSREPFLRAIPYGYNIRNLAFYMSPTLSADITSYADLAKLNVGAVRGAYYSPHFSNLDPLAMTLVGQSEQLLAMLERGRVDVVVTSETQWEGLFKSRFKKATLVDSFENVYYISIAKNAKANAIYDDVARTMLEYRKSGKINRYFEKYGITPPLQNFD is encoded by the coding sequence ATGAAAAAGAGTAAGCAAGTGTGGTTGTTTTTTTTATTGATGTTTTTACCACTAAACTTGGTGGCCGAGTCCTATACGTCTCACTGTCGCAATCATCCCCCGGAACTATTTTTTGATGATGGTAAATGCCTCGGCGTCATCCCTGAACTAGTAGACGATATATTTCGCGAGCTCGGTCATGAAATAACGTGGTTAGAAGCACCGTGGGGGCGCTCATACCGAGAGGCTAAAAAAGGCACCGTCGATATATTGATTCGGCATTCTATGAATCCCTCCAGAGAGCCTTTTCTACGTGCTATTCCCTATGGATATAATATTAGAAATCTAGCGTTTTATATGTCGCCTACCTTATCTGCTGACATCACCTCTTATGCCGATTTAGCCAAGCTTAATGTAGGAGCCGTTAGAGGGGCATACTATTCGCCCCACTTTTCTAACCTTGACCCACTTGCCATGACCTTGGTTGGTCAGAGTGAGCAATTATTAGCCATGTTGGAACGTGGTAGAGTAGATGTAGTGGTCACCTCCGAGACTCAATGGGAAGGCCTATTTAAAAGTCGTTTTAAAAAGGCGACCTTAGTGGATAGCTTCGAGAATGTTTATTACATAAGCATTGCTAAAAACGCCAAAGCCAATGCCATTTATGATGATGTGGCAAGGACCATGTTGGAATACCGAAAAAGCGGTAAAATAAACCGTTATTTCGAAAAATACGGGATAACGCCGCCATTACAAAATTTTGATTAA
- a CDS encoding MFS transporter yields the protein MTQSNNDQASDVNHPRAANALAKRTLLLAAGAMGFAQTVLFAILAPLGREIGLVEVQIGAIISCSSLTIFLVSPLWGRASDMWGRRKVLLIGLFGYSAGTILFAGVFQAALLGYLIPLIALALLITTRVANAVVMAAVSPSANAYMADITTVQDRIKGMGAIGAATNIGSILGPAIGGLLASISLITPLYFSVLLTLAAAILAVYALPILPRPEHVRKPQKLKYTDPRIFPLVIAGVMLFMGFAIVQQTIAFRFQDVLGLDGTQTAKIVGISLMLSAAAALIVQLLVIPRLSVRPFVLLRISMPMMMIAFAIMATTDTQSMYMLAMCILGLGMGLAGPGFMAGASVAVSSDEQGAVAGVAGACPPLGFTVGPLLGTYLYSIDGALPYWFAFGCYFLLFFFTMKFKDRK from the coding sequence ATGACCCAATCAAACAATGATCAAGCCAGTGATGTAAACCATCCACGTGCAGCGAATGCGTTAGCCAAACGCACCTTATTGTTAGCTGCAGGCGCCATGGGATTTGCCCAAACCGTGCTGTTTGCCATACTCGCCCCCCTTGGGCGTGAAATTGGTTTAGTGGAAGTGCAAATCGGGGCCATTATTTCTTGTTCTTCGTTAACCATATTTTTGGTCAGTCCTTTGTGGGGACGCGCCAGTGACATGTGGGGCAGAAGAAAAGTCCTGCTGATTGGTTTGTTTGGCTATTCAGCAGGTACCATTTTATTCGCGGGTGTATTTCAAGCTGCCCTGCTGGGTTACCTGATCCCCCTTATTGCCCTTGCGCTTTTGATCACAACACGAGTAGCCAATGCGGTGGTGATGGCAGCGGTTTCTCCCTCAGCTAACGCTTACATGGCAGACATAACGACAGTACAAGATCGTATCAAAGGCATGGGAGCCATAGGCGCCGCAACCAATATTGGATCAATATTAGGCCCCGCCATAGGTGGTTTGTTGGCAAGTATCAGCTTGATTACTCCTTTGTATTTCTCGGTATTATTAACGCTGGCAGCCGCCATATTGGCCGTTTACGCCCTACCCATTTTGCCTAGACCAGAGCATGTTAGAAAGCCTCAGAAATTAAAATACACTGACCCGCGCATATTTCCCCTCGTGATAGCTGGAGTTATGTTATTTATGGGCTTTGCCATAGTGCAACAAACTATCGCCTTTCGTTTTCAAGATGTACTTGGACTTGATGGCACACAAACAGCAAAAATCGTGGGGATAAGCCTCATGTTATCAGCCGCTGCTGCGCTAATTGTCCAATTACTGGTTATCCCTCGATTATCTGTACGCCCTTTCGTGCTGCTGCGCATATCCATGCCTATGATGATGATTGCATTTGCGATTATGGCGACAACGGACACCCAAAGCATGTATATGTTAGCCATGTGTATTCTTGGCTTAGGCATGGGCCTAGCAGGGCCTGGGTTTATGGCGGGAGCATCAGTTGCGGTATCATCTGACGAGCAAGGAGCCGTTGCTGGCGTAGCAGGTGCCTGTCCACCTTTAGGGTTTACTGTAGGGCCGTTATTAGGCACGTACTTGTACTCAATTGATGGTGCTTTACCTTACTGGTTCGCGTTTGGTTGCTACTTTTTGTTGTTTTTCTTCACCATGAAATTTAAAGACCGAAAATAG
- a CDS encoding NADH:flavin oxidoreductase produces the protein MSNKVDALFAPFTHKGLSLDNRVVMAPMTREFSPGGVPTSDVADYYRRRAQGGTGLIITEGTTINDPVATMSDRIPQFHGDAALAGWKKTVDAVHGAGGKIMPQLWHVGMARVAQKAPFPELPSVGPSGLFKPGKQGAEPMTQAQIETVINGFATAAADAQRIGFDGIEIHGAHGYLIDQFFWEGTNQRTDEWGGSMANRSRLAVEIVKAIRAATSPDFPIVLRYSQWKQQDYSARLAETPQLLEEFLAPLSDAGVDIFHCSQRRYWENEFEGSDLNLAGWTKKLTGKPTISVGSVGLNEDFFSAFAGQGSNTRSIDDLIERMDKGEFDLIAVGRALLQDANWTNKIRNGKLEELEQYSGEALTTLV, from the coding sequence ATGAGTAACAAAGTAGACGCATTATTCGCCCCCTTTACCCACAAAGGCTTATCGCTAGATAACCGCGTAGTAATGGCCCCAATGACCCGTGAGTTTTCTCCTGGTGGAGTACCTACTTCAGACGTCGCCGATTATTATCGCCGCCGCGCACAAGGTGGAACAGGCTTAATTATCACCGAAGGCACGACCATAAACGATCCTGTGGCAACCATGAGTGATCGTATTCCTCAGTTTCATGGGGATGCTGCTCTTGCAGGATGGAAAAAGACCGTTGATGCAGTACACGGTGCCGGGGGTAAAATCATGCCTCAATTGTGGCACGTAGGCATGGCGCGCGTAGCGCAAAAAGCGCCGTTTCCTGAATTACCTAGCGTCGGCCCTTCTGGACTGTTCAAGCCAGGTAAACAAGGTGCTGAGCCAATGACCCAAGCACAAATTGAAACGGTTATTAACGGCTTTGCGACTGCAGCTGCGGATGCTCAGCGAATTGGTTTTGATGGTATTGAAATTCACGGTGCTCACGGATATTTAATTGATCAATTCTTCTGGGAAGGCACTAACCAACGTACTGACGAATGGGGTGGTAGCATGGCTAATCGCTCTCGTTTAGCGGTAGAAATTGTCAAAGCAATACGCGCAGCTACCTCACCTGACTTCCCCATCGTATTACGTTACTCACAATGGAAACAACAAGATTACAGCGCAAGGCTGGCTGAAACGCCGCAGTTACTTGAAGAGTTCTTAGCGCCCTTAAGTGATGCAGGTGTGGATATATTCCACTGCTCTCAGCGCCGTTACTGGGAAAATGAATTTGAAGGCAGCGATTTAAACCTTGCTGGCTGGACTAAAAAGCTCACCGGTAAACCCACTATATCCGTTGGCTCTGTGGGCTTGAATGAAGACTTTTTCAGTGCCTTTGCAGGTCAAGGTTCGAATACACGCTCTATCGATGATTTGATCGAGCGTATGGACAAGGGCGAGTTTGATTTAATTGCCGTGGGTCGTGCGTTACTGCAAGACGCAAACTGGACCAATAAAATTCGCAACGGAAAACTTGAAGAACTAGAACAGTATTCAGGTGAAGCGCTAACGACCTTAGTGTAA